Proteins from a single region of Pseudomonas phenolilytica:
- the dsbG gene encoding thiol:disulfide interchange protein DsbG, translating to MIRFKPLPYLLAGASLLALSVAQAEELPEAIKAVEARGAEVVGSFDAPGGMKGYAARYNGQGMALYLTADGEHVLIGSLLDAKGEDLTRAHLEKLVYEPLAKEMWTRMENSTWIADGKADAPRIIYMFSDPNCPYCNMFWKQARPWVESGKVQLRHIMVGMLRADSAGKSAALLSAKDPQAALNEHEAAGKASKLKPLEKIPAALEKQLTDNLMLMSELGAQATPAIFYLDANGRLQQHQGAPQPDVLETIMGPR from the coding sequence GTGATTCGATTCAAGCCGTTACCTTACCTGCTGGCGGGCGCCAGCCTGCTGGCCCTGTCCGTGGCTCAGGCCGAGGAACTGCCGGAGGCGATCAAGGCCGTCGAGGCGCGTGGCGCCGAGGTCGTCGGCAGCTTCGATGCGCCCGGTGGCATGAAAGGCTATGCCGCACGCTACAACGGCCAGGGCATGGCGCTCTATCTGACCGCCGATGGCGAGCACGTGCTGATCGGCAGCCTGCTCGATGCCAAGGGCGAGGACCTGACCCGCGCGCACCTGGAGAAGCTGGTCTACGAACCGCTCGCCAAGGAGATGTGGACGCGCATGGAGAACAGCACCTGGATCGCCGACGGCAAGGCCGATGCGCCGCGCATCATCTACATGTTCAGCGATCCGAACTGCCCGTACTGCAACATGTTCTGGAAGCAGGCGCGGCCCTGGGTCGAGTCCGGCAAGGTACAGCTGCGGCACATCATGGTCGGCATGCTGCGCGCCGATAGCGCCGGCAAGTCCGCCGCGCTGCTCAGCGCCAAGGATCCGCAGGCAGCGCTCAACGAGCACGAGGCGGCCGGCAAGGCGAGCAAGCTGAAGCCGTTGGAGAAGATTCCCGCAGCGCTGGAAAAACAGCTCACCGACAACCTGATGCTGATGAGCGAGCTGGGCGCCCAGGCCACGCCGGCGATCTTCTACCTCGACGCCAACGGCCGGCTGCAACAGCACCAGGGTGCACCGCAGCCGGATGTACTGGAAACGATCATGGGGCCGCGCTGA
- a CDS encoding TlpA disulfide reductase family protein, translating into MLTVNIGPLALAVPHVLLLGSLLLATLTGWWVGRRSERNPERQLFRLLLVALFVARLAFVAMYWAYYQDDWLSVIDIRDGGFIAWPGLFAALALGIWWSWRDRELRKPLGIALTVGVLSWGFSNLAWHSLEQGTRLPEMALRDSQGRSVALEDYAGQPLVVNLWATWCPPCRREMPVLAEAQARESDTLFLFVNQGEGEGEIGRFLETAGLTLDNVLLDSGGRLGQHVGSTALPTTLFYNADGRQIGSHLGELSHASLARALEKLKEDAVQ; encoded by the coding sequence ATGCTGACTGTGAATATCGGGCCGCTGGCCCTGGCGGTGCCCCATGTATTGCTGCTGGGCAGCCTGCTGCTGGCGACCCTGACCGGCTGGTGGGTTGGCCGGCGCAGTGAGCGCAACCCGGAGCGGCAGCTGTTTCGCCTGCTGCTGGTGGCGCTGTTCGTGGCTCGCCTGGCCTTTGTCGCGATGTACTGGGCGTACTACCAGGATGACTGGCTGAGCGTCATCGATATCCGCGACGGAGGCTTCATCGCCTGGCCGGGGCTGTTCGCCGCGCTGGCGCTCGGCATCTGGTGGAGCTGGCGCGACCGCGAACTGCGCAAGCCGCTGGGCATCGCGCTCACGGTGGGCGTCCTCAGCTGGGGCTTCAGTAATCTGGCCTGGCATTCCCTCGAGCAAGGCACGCGCCTGCCGGAAATGGCCCTGCGCGACAGCCAGGGTCGCTCGGTGGCGCTGGAGGATTACGCCGGGCAGCCGCTGGTGGTCAATCTCTGGGCGACCTGGTGTCCGCCGTGTCGGCGCGAGATGCCGGTGCTCGCCGAGGCGCAGGCGCGCGAAAGCGACACGCTGTTCCTCTTTGTCAATCAGGGCGAAGGCGAAGGCGAGATCGGCCGCTTCTTGGAAACCGCAGGGCTGACGCTGGACAACGTCCTGCTCGACAGCGGCGGGCGTCTCGGCCAGCACGTGGGCTCCACGGCACTGCCGACCACGCTGTTCTACAACGCCGATGGCCGCCAGATCGGCAGCCATCTCGGCGAACTCTCGCACGCCAGCCTGGCGCGCGCGCTGGAAAAACTGAAAGAGGATGCTGTGCAGTGA
- the dsbD gene encoding protein-disulfide reductase DsbD, producing the protein MRTLVLLLFLLAPGLALPAGGLFGGGSQGDFLPAEEAFALTVSPQENGATLLHWRIAPGYYLYQQRLRFDGLPPERQPPLPEGEPYSDEFFGDSQIYRDSLELLIPPGAENSVRLGWQGCADAGLCYPPQTREVSLSGDGIASAASGQAEDQALASGLENQALAWSLLVFFGLGLLLAFTPCSLPMLPILAGIVVGSGATSRRGFALAVTYVVSMALVYAGLGVLAALLGANLQAALQQPWLLTSFAVLFVLLALPMFGLFELQLPVALRDRLQRVGDRQRGGSLAGAGALGLLSGLLVGPCMTAPLAAALLFIAQSGSALQGGLVLFALGLGIGTPLLLLVTVGQRFLPKPGAWMNRVKVVFGFLFLAAALFVARPLMADWLWLGLWGALLVVLATALLHVAQAVQRQRVLCQASGVLLGLWGAAMLLGAAGGADDPRRPLAIYAGGVATAAAVESHALGFSDPAVLDRELAAAKAQGQWVLIDYYADWCVSCKVMEKEVFGNAQVQASLDGVRVLRPDVTRSDAASRELLDRYRVLGPPTLLWIGPDGEERRERRITGEVGARDFLQNWNQTREQG; encoded by the coding sequence ATGCGCACATTGGTTCTTCTGCTGTTTCTGTTGGCGCCCGGATTGGCGCTGCCGGCCGGCGGGCTGTTTGGCGGCGGCTCGCAGGGTGATTTTCTGCCGGCGGAGGAGGCATTCGCGCTGACGGTCAGCCCGCAGGAGAACGGCGCGACGCTGCTGCACTGGCGGATCGCACCGGGCTATTACCTCTATCAGCAGCGTCTGCGGTTCGACGGCCTACCGCCGGAGCGCCAGCCGCCGCTGCCCGAGGGCGAGCCCTACAGCGACGAGTTTTTCGGCGATTCGCAGATCTACCGCGACAGTCTCGAACTGCTGATCCCGCCAGGCGCGGAGAACAGTGTGCGCCTCGGCTGGCAGGGCTGCGCCGATGCCGGGCTCTGCTATCCACCGCAGACCCGTGAGGTATCGCTGAGCGGTGACGGCATCGCCTCGGCAGCCTCCGGGCAGGCCGAAGATCAGGCGCTGGCCAGCGGCCTCGAAAATCAGGCACTGGCCTGGAGCCTGCTGGTGTTCTTCGGCCTCGGTCTGCTGCTGGCCTTCACCCCCTGTTCGCTGCCGATGCTGCCGATTCTGGCGGGCATCGTGGTCGGCAGCGGTGCCACCTCGCGCCGTGGTTTTGCCCTGGCGGTGACTTACGTGGTCAGCATGGCGCTGGTATACGCCGGGCTTGGCGTGCTGGCGGCGCTGCTCGGCGCCAACCTGCAGGCGGCGCTGCAGCAACCCTGGTTGCTGACCAGTTTCGCCGTGTTGTTCGTGCTGCTGGCGCTGCCAATGTTCGGTTTGTTCGAGCTGCAATTGCCGGTGGCGCTGCGTGATCGCCTGCAGCGTGTCGGTGATCGCCAGCGCGGGGGCAGCCTCGCCGGGGCTGGCGCGCTGGGCTTGCTCTCCGGCCTGCTGGTCGGCCCCTGCATGACCGCGCCACTGGCCGCCGCGCTGCTGTTCATCGCACAAAGCGGCAGTGCGCTGCAGGGTGGCCTGGTGCTGTTCGCGCTGGGCCTGGGCATCGGCACGCCGCTGCTGTTGCTGGTGACGGTTGGCCAGCGCTTTCTGCCCAAGCCGGGCGCCTGGATGAATCGCGTGAAGGTGGTGTTCGGCTTTCTCTTCCTCGCGGCAGCGCTGTTCGTCGCGCGTCCGTTGATGGCCGACTGGCTGTGGCTGGGCCTGTGGGGCGCGCTGCTGGTGGTACTCGCGACCGCCTTGCTGCATGTGGCGCAGGCAGTGCAACGCCAGCGCGTGCTCTGTCAGGCCAGCGGCGTTCTGCTGGGGCTGTGGGGCGCGGCGATGCTGCTCGGCGCGGCCGGCGGCGCGGATGATCCGCGTCGGCCGCTGGCGATCTATGCCGGCGGCGTGGCGACGGCTGCGGCTGTCGAATCCCACGCGCTCGGTTTCAGCGATCCGGCGGTGCTGGATCGTGAGCTGGCGGCAGCCAAGGCGCAGGGCCAGTGGGTGCTGATCGATTACTACGCCGACTGGTGCGTCTCCTGTAAGGTCATGGAGAAGGAGGTCTTCGGCAATGCCCAGGTGCAGGCGAGTCTGGACGGTGTGCGCGTGCTGCGCCCCGATGTGACCCGCAGCGACGCCGCCAGTCGCGAGTTGCTGGACCGTTATCGGGTGCTCGGCCCGCCGACGCTGCTGTGGATCGGTCCGGATGGCGAGGAGCGCCGTGAACGTCGCATCACCGGCGAGGTCGGTGCCAGGGACTTTCTGCAGAACTGGAACCAGACCCGGGAGCAAGGTTGA
- a CDS encoding response regulator, with protein sequence MHVLLAEDDALIASGIVAGLNAQGLIVDHAATAAAAEALLRAAHFDVLILDLGLPDEDGIALLRRLRQQGLELPVLVLTARDAVSDRVTGLQAGADDYLLKPFDLRELAARLHTLMRRMSGRSVNLIEHGRLSYDPSRCEARLDGRLVDLSRREQALLQALLNNQGRVLSSEQLKDAVYGFADDVESNALNVHIHHLRRKLGSGIVETVRGLGYRLGPAGDEDAS encoded by the coding sequence ATGCACGTGCTGCTTGCCGAAGACGACGCGCTGATCGCCAGCGGTATCGTCGCCGGGCTCAACGCCCAGGGCCTGATCGTCGACCATGCCGCGACCGCGGCGGCTGCCGAAGCCCTGTTGCGCGCGGCGCACTTCGATGTGCTGATCCTCGACCTCGGCCTGCCCGACGAAGACGGCATCGCCCTGCTGCGCCGCCTGCGCCAGCAGGGCCTGGAGCTGCCGGTGCTGGTGCTCACCGCGCGCGATGCGGTCAGCGACCGGGTCACCGGCCTGCAGGCGGGTGCCGACGATTACCTGCTCAAGCCCTTCGACCTGCGCGAGCTGGCCGCGCGCTTGCACACGCTGATGCGGCGCATGTCCGGGCGCAGCGTCAACCTCATCGAGCATGGTCGGCTGAGCTACGACCCAAGCCGCTGCGAAGCACGCCTGGACGGCCGCCTCGTCGACCTGTCGCGCCGCGAACAGGCACTGCTGCAGGCACTGCTCAACAATCAGGGCCGGGTGCTCAGCAGCGAGCAGCTCAAGGACGCGGTCTACGGTTTTGCCGATGATGTCGAGAGCAATGCCCTCAACGTGCATATCCACCACCTGCGGCGCAAGCTCGGCAGCGGCATCGTCGAAACCGTGCGCGGCCTCGGCTACCGCCTCGGCCCGGCAGGCGACGAGGACGCGTCATGA
- a CDS encoding sensor histidine kinase produces the protein MSLRLRLTLMLGSAFVLLWALAATWMLVDLRSQMMLSLDQRLAASARMVAGLLVQLPQPVPGDGPPQRLSAEQLGIPNGLACQVSSLRGEVLARSHSAPDEQLDAEQNGFRDQLIDGVPWRSFTLVQGELRITTADRLDERAALKRSVLLAAALPVAVALLGSLGLLWLGLGRGLAPLRRIREALTRRSADSLEPLPVEGLPAELLPLAQTQNQLFQRIAQAIERERRLTGDAAHELRSPLTAIKTHLQVARMTEGAAAEQALANAEAGADRLQRTLEQLLLLARVEGSLDFDDGLQCTAAEVARLAIQDASGGDGAPILLQVPAELPDTPLAMPPVLAIAALRNLLENAQRHTAPGSAVTLTLLPEAERVRFEVRDQGPGIAAEHLEHLTRRFWRHAASSGSGLGLAIVQAIAQRCDCTLAFDSQGDGLRVSLTVPLQR, from the coding sequence ATGAGCCTGCGCCTGCGCCTGACCCTGATGCTCGGCTCCGCCTTCGTGCTGCTCTGGGCGCTGGCCGCGACCTGGATGCTGGTCGATCTGCGCAGCCAGATGATGCTCTCGCTCGACCAGCGTCTGGCGGCCTCGGCGCGCATGGTCGCCGGCCTGCTGGTGCAGTTGCCGCAGCCGGTGCCCGGCGACGGCCCGCCGCAGCGCCTGAGCGCCGAGCAACTGGGCATCCCCAACGGCCTGGCCTGCCAGGTCAGCTCGCTGCGTGGCGAGGTGCTGGCGCGCAGCCACAGTGCGCCCGACGAGCAGCTCGACGCCGAGCAGAACGGCTTTCGCGACCAACTGATCGACGGCGTGCCCTGGCGCAGCTTCACGCTGGTGCAAGGCGAGCTGCGCATCACCACGGCCGACCGCCTGGATGAACGTGCCGCGCTGAAGCGCTCGGTGTTGCTGGCGGCAGCGCTGCCCGTGGCGGTCGCCCTGCTCGGCAGCCTGGGTCTGCTCTGGCTCGGCCTGGGCCGTGGGCTGGCGCCCCTGCGCAGGATTCGCGAGGCCCTGACCCGACGCAGCGCCGACTCCCTCGAACCCTTGCCGGTCGAAGGCCTGCCGGCGGAGCTGCTGCCGCTGGCGCAGACGCAGAATCAGCTGTTCCAGCGCATCGCCCAGGCCATCGAACGCGAACGCCGGCTGACCGGCGACGCCGCCCACGAACTGCGCAGCCCACTGACGGCGATCAAGACCCACCTGCAGGTGGCACGCATGACCGAAGGCGCCGCTGCCGAACAGGCACTGGCCAACGCCGAGGCCGGCGCCGATCGGCTGCAGCGCACGCTGGAACAGCTGCTGTTGCTGGCCCGGGTGGAAGGCAGTCTGGATTTCGACGATGGTCTGCAGTGCACCGCCGCGGAGGTCGCGCGGCTGGCGATTCAGGACGCCAGTGGCGGCGATGGCGCGCCAATCCTGTTGCAGGTTCCGGCGGAATTGCCCGACACGCCGCTGGCCATGCCGCCGGTGCTGGCCATCGCCGCGCTGCGCAACCTGCTGGAGAATGCCCAGCGCCACACCGCGCCGGGCAGTGCCGTCACGCTGACCCTGCTGCCTGAAGCGGAGCGAGTACGCTTCGAAGTACGCGACCAGGGCCCGGGCATCGCTGCCGAACATCTCGAGCACCTGACCCGGCGCTTCTGGCGACACGCCGCCAGCAGTGGCAGCGGCCTGGGCCTGGCCATTGTCCAGGCGATCGCGCAACGCTGCGATTGCACCCTCGCCTTCGACAGCCAGGGCGACGGCCTGCGCGTGTCGCTGACGGTGCCGTTGCAGCGCTGA
- a CDS encoding heavy metal sensor histidine kinase → MTQLSLTARLSLMFMLAVTGVLAAAGYFFGQLSQHHFDELDRHTLHEKLEAASRLLGGLEDAQAFAQVRPQLQALLGGHSEMRGFIFDETGAQLYPEAPRAMAEPQLLELVGRRAGELQLDGRVWRGEAGHVRVGSQRLTLLVLLDVTVHKAFFHTFSGWLWGALVLCAALSGLLGWALVRRGLQPLREVTQVAASVSARSLRERIPDESTPAELQQLVQAFNAMLARLEDAFVRLSNFSADIAHELRTPLSNLMTHTEVALTRARTLDQYQDNLHSNLEELQRMSRMIDDMLFLAKADNGLIVPDAKPVALEALCAQLLDYYQLSADERGVRFELSGAGTIQGDLSMLRRALSNLLSNALRYTPDGERIRVAIERGADQVTLEVSNPGATIAPEHLERLFDRFYRVDPARREGSPSNAGLGLAITRSIVQAHQGRIHCTSAQGWTSFRLEFPG, encoded by the coding sequence ATGACGCAGCTGTCGCTGACCGCGCGGCTGAGCCTGATGTTCATGCTCGCCGTCACTGGCGTGCTGGCGGCGGCTGGCTACTTCTTCGGTCAGCTCAGCCAGCACCACTTCGACGAACTGGACCGCCACACCCTGCACGAGAAGCTCGAGGCCGCTAGCCGCCTGCTCGGCGGGTTGGAAGATGCGCAGGCGTTCGCGCAGGTGCGTCCGCAGCTGCAGGCGCTGCTCGGCGGGCACAGCGAGATGCGGGGTTTCATCTTCGACGAGACGGGTGCGCAGCTGTATCCCGAAGCGCCGCGCGCGATGGCCGAGCCGCAGCTGCTGGAGCTGGTCGGGCGGCGGGCCGGCGAGCTGCAGCTGGACGGGCGCGTCTGGCGCGGCGAGGCGGGGCATGTGCGGGTCGGCTCGCAGCGCCTGACCTTGCTCGTGTTGCTGGATGTCACCGTGCACAAGGCCTTCTTCCATACCTTCAGCGGCTGGTTGTGGGGGGCGCTGGTGCTCTGCGCGGCGCTCAGCGGGCTGCTCGGCTGGGCACTGGTGCGTCGCGGCCTGCAGCCGCTGCGCGAGGTCACCCAGGTGGCGGCCTCGGTGTCGGCCCGCTCGCTGCGCGAGCGCATCCCCGACGAGTCGACCCCGGCCGAGCTGCAGCAGCTGGTGCAGGCCTTCAACGCCATGCTGGCGAGGCTGGAAGACGCCTTCGTGCGGTTGTCGAACTTCTCCGCCGACATCGCCCACGAGCTGCGCACGCCGCTGAGCAACCTGATGACCCACACCGAGGTGGCGCTGACCCGCGCGCGCACGCTGGATCAGTACCAGGACAACCTGCATTCGAATCTGGAGGAGTTGCAGCGCATGTCGCGGATGATCGACGACATGCTGTTTCTGGCCAAGGCGGATAACGGGCTGATCGTGCCGGACGCCAAGCCCGTCGCGCTGGAGGCGTTGTGCGCGCAGCTGCTGGACTATTACCAGCTCTCGGCCGACGAGCGCGGGGTGCGCTTCGAGCTGTCCGGTGCCGGTACGATTCAGGGCGACTTGTCGATGCTGCGTCGGGCGCTGTCGAACCTGCTGTCCAATGCGCTGCGCTACACCCCCGACGGCGAGCGCATTCGCGTGGCCATCGAGCGCGGCGCTGATCAGGTGACGCTTGAGGTGAGCAATCCCGGCGCGACCATCGCGCCCGAGCATCTGGAGCGACTGTTCGACCGCTTCTACCGGGTCGACCCGGCGCGCCGCGAAGGCAGCCCGAGCAATGCCGGCCTGGGGCTGGCGATCACCCGTTCGATCGTTCAGGCCCATCAGGGCCGTATTCATTGCACCTCCGCGCAGGGCTGGACGTCCTTCCGCCTGGAATTCCCCGGCTAA
- a CDS encoding heavy metal response regulator transcription factor has product MKLLVAEDEPKTGTYLQQGLSEAGFTVDRVTTGTDALQHALSTPYDLLILDVMMPGLDGWDVLRLVRASGSEVPVLFLTARDRVEDRVKGLELGADDYLVKPFAFSELLARVRTLLRRGNAATLQTQLRVADLEVDLLKRRATRGGQRIDLTAKEFALLELLLRRRGEVLPKSLIASQVWDMNFDSDTNVIEVAIRRLRAKIDDGFEPRLIHTARGMGYMLDEPDAP; this is encoded by the coding sequence ATGAAACTGCTGGTCGCCGAAGACGAGCCGAAAACCGGCACCTACCTGCAGCAGGGCCTGAGCGAGGCCGGCTTCACCGTCGACCGCGTCACCACCGGCACCGATGCCCTGCAGCATGCGCTGAGCACGCCCTACGACCTGCTGATCCTCGATGTGATGATGCCCGGCCTGGACGGCTGGGACGTGCTGCGCCTGGTGCGCGCCTCGGGCAGCGAGGTGCCGGTGTTGTTTCTGACCGCGCGCGACCGCGTCGAGGATCGCGTGAAGGGCCTGGAGCTGGGCGCCGACGACTACCTGGTCAAGCCGTTCGCCTTTTCCGAGCTGTTGGCTCGGGTGCGCACGCTGCTGCGGCGTGGCAATGCGGCGACGCTGCAAACCCAGCTCAGGGTCGCCGATCTCGAGGTCGACCTGCTCAAGCGCCGCGCCACGCGCGGCGGCCAGCGTATCGACCTGACCGCCAAGGAATTCGCCCTGCTGGAGCTCTTGCTGCGCCGGCGCGGCGAGGTGCTGCCCAAGTCGCTGATCGCCTCGCAGGTGTGGGACATGAACTTCGACAGCGACACCAACGTCATCGAGGTGGCGATCCGCCGTCTGCGGGCGAAGATCGACGACGGCTTCGAGCCGAGGCTGATCCACACTGCGCGCGGCATGGGTTACATGCTCGACGAGCCGGACGCCCCATGA
- a CDS encoding DUF2933 domain-containing protein produces MQRSGTPQPFWRSPAGIALLMLAMIGLFYLLREHVTHGARLLPYLILLLCPLLHLFGHRHGGHDGDR; encoded by the coding sequence ATGCAACGCAGCGGAACTCCCCAGCCGTTCTGGCGCAGCCCCGCCGGCATCGCCCTGCTGATGCTGGCGATGATCGGGCTGTTCTACCTGCTGCGCGAACACGTGACGCATGGCGCCCGGCTGCTGCCCTACCTGATCCTGCTGCTCTGCCCGCTACTGCACCTGTTCGGCCACAGACACGGAGGCCACGATGGCGACCGCTGA
- a CDS encoding heavy metal translocating P-type ATPase: MPVAGDSPLHASHGGRDYHFCSQRCLDRFVAEPQRYAGAEPAAAVAADPTAEYTCPMHPEIRQIGPGTCPKCGMALEPVIPELEEQENPELRDFSRRFWWSLPLTVIVTLLAMAGHSLALFHGATQNWVELLLATPVVLWAGWPFFVRGVQTIRQRSPNMWTLIGLGTAAAYVYSVAATLAPQLFPATFLEDGRIGVYYEAAAVIISLTLLGQMLELRARSQTSAAIKSLLGLAPKTARRINADGSEEDIALTHVHLGDRLRVRPGEKVPVDGRVLEGESAVDESMLTGEPLPVTKRSGDALIGATLNTHGSLVMEAQKVGSATMLAQIVQMVAQAQRSRAPMQRLADLIAGWFVLVVIAIAVLTFFGWGLFGPQPSWVFGLINAVAVLIIACPCALGLATPMSVMVATGKAAGSGVLFRDASAIENLRKIDTLIVDKTGTLTEGRPAFHSVVAAPGFGEDEVLQLAASLDQGSEHPLAHAIVERARGTGVQLSPVEHFESASGIGVRGRVAGRRLLLGNTALLDEGGVDSGALRQRSEALRAEGVSIMYLAVDGTLAGLLAVADPIKPTSKLAVERLQADGVRVVMATGDGLTTARSVARQLGIEEVHGEVKPQDKERLAATLQQAGHRVAMAGDGINDAPALARADVGIAMGTGTDVAMNSAQVTLVKGDLLGILRARSLSVATVRNMHQNLTFAFLYNSLGIPLAAGLFYPLTGHLLSPMIAALAMSVSSASVVFNALRLRNAAIDGDSA; the protein is encoded by the coding sequence ATGCCGGTGGCCGGCGACAGCCCGCTGCATGCCAGCCATGGCGGGCGTGACTACCACTTCTGCAGCCAGCGCTGCCTGGACCGCTTCGTCGCAGAGCCGCAACGCTATGCCGGTGCCGAGCCCGCGGCGGCGGTCGCGGCCGACCCGACTGCCGAGTACACCTGCCCGATGCACCCGGAGATCCGCCAGATCGGCCCCGGCACCTGCCCCAAGTGCGGCATGGCGCTGGAGCCGGTGATCCCCGAGCTGGAGGAGCAGGAAAACCCCGAGCTGCGCGATTTCTCCCGGCGCTTCTGGTGGAGCCTGCCGCTGACGGTGATCGTCACCCTGCTGGCGATGGCCGGACATTCGCTGGCGCTGTTCCACGGCGCCACGCAGAACTGGGTGGAACTGCTGCTGGCGACGCCGGTGGTGCTCTGGGCTGGCTGGCCGTTTTTCGTGCGCGGGGTGCAGACGATCCGCCAGCGCAGCCCGAACATGTGGACGCTGATCGGCCTGGGTACCGCCGCGGCCTATGTCTACAGCGTGGCAGCGACACTGGCGCCACAGCTGTTCCCGGCGACTTTCCTGGAGGATGGGCGCATCGGCGTCTACTACGAGGCGGCGGCGGTGATCATCTCGCTGACCCTGCTCGGCCAGATGCTCGAGCTGCGCGCGCGCTCGCAGACCTCGGCGGCGATCAAGTCGCTGCTCGGCCTGGCGCCGAAGACCGCGCGGCGGATCAACGCCGACGGCAGCGAGGAGGACATCGCCCTGACCCACGTTCACCTCGGCGACCGCCTGCGCGTGCGCCCCGGCGAGAAGGTGCCGGTGGACGGTCGCGTGCTCGAGGGCGAAAGCGCGGTGGACGAGTCGATGCTCACCGGCGAGCCGCTTCCGGTGACCAAGCGCAGCGGCGACGCGTTGATCGGCGCCACGCTCAACACCCACGGCAGCCTGGTGATGGAAGCGCAGAAGGTCGGCTCGGCGACCATGCTCGCGCAGATCGTGCAGATGGTCGCCCAGGCCCAGCGCAGCCGCGCGCCGATGCAGCGCCTGGCCGACCTGATCGCCGGCTGGTTCGTGCTGGTAGTGATCGCCATCGCCGTGCTGACCTTCTTCGGCTGGGGCCTGTTCGGCCCGCAGCCGAGCTGGGTGTTCGGCCTGATCAACGCGGTCGCGGTACTGATCATCGCCTGCCCCTGCGCGCTGGGGCTGGCCACGCCGATGTCGGTGATGGTCGCCACCGGCAAGGCCGCCGGCAGCGGCGTGCTGTTCCGCGACGCCAGCGCCATCGAGAACCTGCGCAAGATCGACACGCTGATCGTCGACAAGACCGGCACCCTCACCGAGGGCCGCCCGGCCTTCCACAGCGTGGTCGCCGCGCCCGGCTTCGGCGAGGACGAGGTACTGCAACTGGCGGCCAGCCTCGATCAGGGCAGCGAGCACCCGCTGGCCCACGCCATCGTCGAGCGCGCCCGCGGGACCGGCGTGCAACTGAGCCCGGTCGAGCACTTCGAGTCGGCCTCGGGCATCGGCGTGCGCGGGCGCGTCGCCGGCCGGCGCCTGCTGCTCGGCAACACGGCGCTGCTCGATGAGGGCGGCGTCGACAGCGGCGCACTGCGTCAGCGCTCCGAAGCGCTGCGCGCCGAAGGCGTGAGCATCATGTACCTGGCGGTCGACGGCACGCTGGCCGGGCTGCTGGCGGTGGCCGATCCGATCAAGCCGACCTCGAAGCTGGCGGTCGAGCGGCTGCAGGCCGATGGCGTCCGGGTGGTCATGGCCACTGGCGACGGGCTGACCACCGCGCGCTCGGTGGCGCGCCAGCTGGGCATCGAGGAGGTGCACGGCGAGGTCAAACCACAGGACAAGGAGCGCCTGGCCGCCACCCTGCAGCAGGCCGGGCACCGCGTGGCGATGGCCGGCGACGGCATCAACGACGCGCCGGCGCTGGCGCGCGCCGACGTCGGCATCGCCATGGGCACCGGCACCGACGTGGCGATGAACAGCGCCCAGGTCACCCTGGTCAAGGGCGATCTGCTGGGCATCCTGCGCGCCCGCAGCCTGTCGGTGGCGACGGTGCGCAACATGCACCAGAACCTGACCTTCGCCTTCCTCTACAACAGCCTGGGCATACCTCTGGCCGCCGGCCTGTTCTACCCGCTGACCGGTCACCTGCTGTCGCCGATGATCGCCGCGCTGGCGATGAGCGTCAGTTCCGCCTCGGTGGTCTTCAACGCGCTGCGCCTGCGCAACGCCGCCATCGACGGTGACAGCGCTTGA
- a CDS encoding CopZ family metallochaperone — MNSIELKVTGMTCGHCVKHVSEALQAVSGVTAVEVDLAAGLARVAGQADSPALIAALDEAGYPAAINTAASTPAAQTGCGGNGGCGCR; from the coding sequence ATGAACAGCATCGAACTCAAGGTAACCGGCATGACCTGCGGCCATTGCGTCAAGCATGTCAGCGAAGCGCTGCAGGCCGTGTCCGGCGTCACCGCCGTCGAGGTCGACCTGGCCGCCGGGCTCGCCCGTGTCGCCGGCCAGGCCGACAGTCCGGCGCTGATCGCCGCGCTCGACGAAGCCGGCTATCCTGCCGCCATCAACACCGCCGCATCCACCCCCGCCGCGCAGACTGGCTGCGGCGGCAACGGTGGCTGCGGCTGTCGCTGA
- a CDS encoding DUF411 domain-containing protein — protein MKPYLTALAALLISGAAHAADVIDVHRDANCGCCKDWIKYLEANGFEVRDHVEANMSAVKQRAGVAPRLGSCHTGVIDGKFVEGHVPVAAIRELQQRDDLAGVAVPGMPAGSPGMDYGQPHERYQVIGLTEQGRDVVMGDYLGSQPVR, from the coding sequence ATGAAGCCTTACCTCACCGCCCTCGCCGCCCTGCTGATCTCCGGCGCGGCACACGCCGCCGATGTGATCGATGTGCATCGCGACGCCAACTGCGGCTGCTGCAAGGACTGGATCAAGTATCTGGAAGCCAACGGCTTCGAGGTGCGCGACCATGTCGAGGCCAACATGTCGGCGGTCAAGCAGCGCGCGGGCGTGGCGCCGCGCCTGGGCTCGTGCCACACCGGGGTGATCGACGGCAAGTTCGTCGAAGGCCATGTGCCGGTCGCGGCGATCCGTGAGCTGCAGCAGCGCGACGATCTCGCCGGCGTCGCGGTACCGGGCATGCCGGCCGGCTCGCCGGGCATGGACTACGGCCAGCCGCATGAGCGCTACCAGGTGATTGGCCTGACCGAACAAGGCCGTGACGTGGTGATGGGCGATTATCTCGGCAGCCAGCCGGTACGCTGA